From a region of the Nitrospira sp. genome:
- the thiS gene encoding sulfur carrier protein ThiS, with amino-acid sequence MQIHVNGEARTWRSGASVADLLQDLEIRTERVAVELNLEILDRTAFGQRLLKEGDRVEILSFIGGGTVGSDGEIVHVSIRERVR; translated from the coding sequence ATCCAAATCCATGTGAACGGCGAAGCAAGGACCTGGCGGAGCGGCGCATCGGTCGCTGATCTGTTGCAAGATCTCGAGATCAGGACGGAACGGGTGGCAGTCGAACTGAATCTCGAAATTCTTGATCGAACGGCATTTGGCCAGCGCCTGCTCAAAGAGGGGGATCGGGTCGAAATTCTCAGTTTTATCGGCGGTGGGACCGTTGGAAGCGATGGTGAGATAGTTCATGTGTCTATCCGAGAGAGGGTAAGATGA
- the prcA gene encoding proteasome subunit alpha: MPMPYYVSPEQMMQDKAEYARKGIAKGRSIIAMEYVDGILLTADNPSSSLHKVSEIYDNIAFAGAGKYSEFENLRKAGIRHADLKGFMYSREDVTGRSLANGYSQSLGTVFSQEMKPLEVEILVVQAGTNSHPNEIYRISFDGSIIDEKNFAVIGGRAEAVQTVLKEKSPSQAPSLDAALTLCVTALEQTANQKLPPEGLEVAVLDRTRIGRKFRRLAINDIRRILSP; the protein is encoded by the coding sequence ATGCCGATGCCCTATTACGTATCCCCTGAACAGATGATGCAGGACAAGGCCGAGTATGCCAGGAAGGGGATTGCCAAGGGCCGTTCGATCATTGCGATGGAATATGTCGACGGCATCCTGTTGACCGCGGATAATCCGAGCTCGTCGTTGCACAAAGTTTCTGAAATTTACGACAACATCGCGTTTGCTGGAGCGGGCAAATACAGCGAGTTTGAGAACCTTCGAAAGGCGGGAATTCGTCACGCCGACCTCAAAGGGTTTATGTACAGCCGCGAAGACGTCACCGGCCGCTCGCTGGCGAACGGGTACTCGCAAAGCCTCGGGACCGTCTTCAGTCAGGAAATGAAGCCGCTTGAGGTGGAGATTCTTGTCGTCCAGGCCGGCACCAACAGCCACCCGAACGAAATCTACCGTATTTCGTTCGACGGCAGCATCATCGATGAGAAGAACTTTGCGGTGATCGGCGGAAGGGCAGAAGCGGTGCAGACTGTCCTGAAGGAAAAGAGCCCGAGCCAGGCTCCGTCCCTGGACGCGGCGCTCACGCTGTGTGTCACGGCGCTCGAACAGACGGCGAATCAAAAGCTGCCTCCTGAAGGTTTGGAAGTCGCGGTCCTGGATCGAACCCGCATCGGGCGAAAGTTCCGCCGGCTGGCGATCAATGACATTCGCCGCATCCTCTCTCCCTAA
- a CDS encoding thiazole synthase, with protein sequence MTNDRLIIAGREFKSRLWVGTGKYKDFLETQKAIEVSGADVVTVAVRRVNITDRSKENLLDYIDPKKYTILPNTAGCYTVEDAVRYSRLARAAGVSDLVKLEVLGDERTLFPDTAGLIEAAKILIKEGFIVLPYTNDDPIVAKKLVDIGCPAVMPLAAPIGSGLGIRNPYNLKIIMETVKVPIIVDAGVGTASDAALAMEYGADAVLMNTAIAGAKDPIAMAEAMKYAVHAGRLAYKAGRIPRKLYATASSPIEGML encoded by the coding sequence ATGACGAATGATCGACTGATCATTGCAGGGCGTGAGTTCAAGTCCCGGTTATGGGTCGGAACGGGAAAATACAAAGACTTTCTCGAAACGCAAAAGGCCATCGAAGTGTCCGGCGCTGATGTTGTGACAGTCGCGGTTCGTCGGGTGAACATCACCGATCGATCGAAAGAGAATCTCCTCGATTACATCGATCCAAAGAAGTATACAATTCTGCCCAATACAGCCGGATGCTACACCGTGGAGGATGCCGTTCGATATTCTCGATTGGCTCGTGCGGCCGGCGTCTCCGATTTGGTGAAGCTGGAGGTGCTCGGCGACGAAAGGACCTTGTTCCCCGACACGGCAGGGTTGATCGAGGCGGCCAAGATCCTTATCAAAGAAGGATTCATTGTCCTACCGTACACGAACGATGATCCGATTGTTGCAAAGAAACTCGTGGATATCGGATGCCCCGCGGTCATGCCCTTGGCTGCGCCCATTGGATCAGGGCTCGGCATCCGGAACCCATACAACCTGAAAATCATCATGGAAACCGTCAAGGTGCCGATCATCGTCGATGCCGGGGTTGGAACCGCATCGGACGCAGCTTTGGCGATGGAGTATGGCGCCGATGCGGTGCTGATGAACACAGCGATCGCCGGCGCCAAGGATCCCATCGCCATGGCGGAAGCGATGAAGTATGCCGTGCATGCCGGTCGTCTGGCCTACAAGGCCGGCCGCATTCCCAGGAAACTCTATGCCACGGCTAGTAGCCCGATCGAAGGGATGCTCTAA
- a CDS encoding M23 family metallopeptidase, protein MRPTRGLNTRCRALLSRVALGAAVLLAGNLPADLFSGSLPVPSGFDGQYRGKQGQILVIKVSADDTVTQVQGQFLGRSLSFFPDTRPEEAKGFVGLLGIDLQDEPGHHELAVEVKTGEQSRTLRYQVVVLKEKFHVEHLTLPKDKVDLDDKSLARWKAEQEQVKEALATDSQSKLWQPGFVEPVNGKRTGIFGSVRIMNGQARNPHNGEDIGAPLGTVVAATNDGVVRLTVDHIFSGKGVFLDHGLGFYSMYFHLSEVLVKDGDHVKAGQIVGKVGATGRATGPHLHWGVKLNGARVNPYALLDLPFKSVTQPAVSMPVSDAPPSVSTLSP, encoded by the coding sequence ATGAGGCCGACGCGAGGGCTGAATACTCGTTGCCGTGCCCTGCTGAGCCGTGTTGCGCTCGGCGCCGCCGTTCTGCTCGCCGGCAATCTTCCAGCCGACCTTTTTTCAGGCTCCTTACCGGTTCCTTCAGGGTTCGATGGTCAATATCGTGGAAAGCAGGGACAAATCCTCGTCATCAAGGTTTCTGCCGATGATACGGTCACCCAGGTACAGGGACAGTTCCTGGGCCGCTCCCTCAGCTTTTTCCCGGATACTCGGCCTGAAGAAGCGAAAGGATTCGTCGGATTGCTTGGGATCGATCTGCAGGACGAGCCGGGACATCATGAACTGGCCGTCGAGGTAAAGACCGGGGAACAGAGTCGTACCTTGCGGTACCAGGTCGTGGTCCTGAAAGAGAAGTTTCATGTCGAGCACCTCACGCTGCCTAAAGACAAAGTGGACTTGGACGACAAGAGTTTGGCTCGCTGGAAAGCGGAGCAGGAGCAGGTGAAGGAGGCGTTGGCGACGGATTCCCAGAGCAAACTATGGCAGCCGGGTTTTGTGGAGCCGGTGAACGGGAAACGAACCGGGATTTTTGGAAGTGTCAGAATCATGAACGGTCAGGCGCGCAATCCGCACAATGGCGAAGACATCGGCGCTCCGCTGGGCACCGTGGTTGCGGCGACGAATGATGGTGTTGTGCGGCTCACCGTCGATCATATCTTCTCTGGGAAGGGCGTGTTTCTGGACCACGGATTGGGTTTCTATTCGATGTATTTCCATCTGTCCGAAGTCCTGGTCAAGGACGGCGATCATGTGAAGGCCGGCCAGATCGTCGGAAAAGTGGGGGCGACCGGACGAGCCACGGGTCCCCATCTGCATTGGGGGGTCAAGCTCAACGGTGCGCGCGTGAATCCCTATGCCTTGTTGGACCTGCCGTTCAAGAGTGTGACCCAACCGGCGGTTTCAATGCCCGTCTCGGATGCTCCTCCCAGTGTGAGTACATTATCTCCATAG
- the arc gene encoding proteasome ATPase, with protein sequence MAENKGQPNRLRSLRDSVKKITKRLSEGDGDMTHKNDEHVRELDKLRVQIQSMEEEIRRLYQSRYQLEQANKQNEKLVTTLQEAKAQIEALRTEVEKLTAPPSAYAIFSSMNTDGTGNVYVSGRKMKVSLHPSIKPTELRKGREVVLNEALNVIEVKGFDSQGEVVRLKDVLEGGRALVTLHFDEEKVAELGDPLLAERLSVGDHLLYDPRSGYVIEKLPKSEAEELVLEEVPDVDYEHIGGLQKELEQVRDAVELPFLHPQIFSEYKLSAPKGVLLYGPPGCGKTLIAKAVANSIAKKLGHRAGKEIRSYFLHVKGPELLNKYVGESERQVREVFKKAKERAEDGHPVIVFFDEMDALFRTRGTGVSSDIESTIVPQFLSEIDGVERLRNVIVIGASNRQDLIDPAVLRAGRLDVKVKVGRPDATAARDIFSKYISTDLPFAAEDLERHGGDRQALVERLTSLTVETMYAASEENKFIEVTYANGEKEVLYFRDFASGALIEGIVSRAKKFAVKRVIAQEGAGLRSEDLVRAIREEFKEHEDLPNTTNPDDWAKVAGKKGEKIIHIRTISGGPAEHRQIETISTGHYL encoded by the coding sequence ATGGCGGAAAACAAGGGTCAGCCAAATCGACTCCGGTCCCTCCGAGATTCTGTCAAGAAGATTACGAAGCGACTGTCCGAAGGTGATGGAGACATGACTCACAAGAACGACGAACACGTTCGTGAACTCGACAAGCTTCGCGTTCAGATTCAGTCGATGGAAGAGGAGATCCGTCGGCTCTATCAGTCACGCTATCAGCTCGAGCAGGCCAATAAACAGAACGAAAAGCTCGTCACGACGCTGCAGGAAGCGAAGGCTCAGATCGAAGCGTTGCGGACTGAAGTGGAGAAATTGACGGCACCGCCGTCGGCTTATGCGATTTTTTCCAGCATGAACACGGATGGGACAGGCAATGTGTATGTGTCGGGGCGAAAAATGAAGGTGAGCCTCCATCCTTCGATCAAGCCTACTGAATTGCGGAAGGGACGAGAAGTCGTCCTCAACGAGGCGCTCAACGTGATCGAGGTCAAGGGGTTCGACAGTCAGGGAGAAGTCGTTCGGCTGAAAGATGTGCTGGAAGGGGGACGGGCCTTGGTCACGCTCCATTTCGACGAGGAGAAAGTGGCCGAGCTCGGCGACCCGCTACTTGCCGAGCGACTGAGTGTGGGTGACCATCTCTTATATGATCCCCGTTCCGGATACGTCATCGAGAAATTGCCGAAGTCTGAGGCGGAAGAGCTTGTGTTGGAAGAAGTCCCCGATGTCGACTATGAGCACATCGGCGGCCTCCAGAAAGAGCTGGAACAGGTGCGTGATGCCGTTGAACTGCCCTTCCTGCATCCGCAGATCTTCTCGGAATACAAACTCAGTGCGCCCAAAGGCGTCCTGCTCTATGGCCCGCCCGGTTGCGGAAAGACGCTGATCGCCAAAGCGGTGGCTAACTCGATCGCCAAGAAGTTGGGCCATCGGGCCGGTAAAGAGATTCGGAGTTACTTTCTTCACGTGAAAGGCCCTGAACTGCTCAATAAGTATGTAGGGGAGTCTGAGCGTCAGGTGCGCGAAGTGTTCAAGAAAGCGAAAGAGCGGGCCGAGGACGGCCATCCGGTCATCGTCTTTTTTGATGAGATGGATGCGCTTTTCAGGACCCGCGGTACGGGAGTGTCGTCCGACATCGAGTCGACGATCGTCCCCCAGTTTCTCTCTGAGATCGACGGAGTGGAGCGATTGCGCAACGTTATCGTCATCGGGGCGAGCAACCGGCAGGATTTGATCGATCCCGCCGTGCTTCGTGCCGGCCGGTTGGACGTCAAAGTCAAGGTGGGACGGCCTGATGCCACGGCGGCCCGGGACATTTTCTCGAAGTACATCTCTACGGATCTTCCCTTCGCCGCGGAAGATCTGGAGCGTCATGGAGGAGATCGACAGGCGCTGGTGGAGCGATTGACGTCGCTGACGGTCGAGACCATGTACGCCGCCAGCGAAGAAAACAAGTTCATCGAAGTGACCTACGCGAACGGCGAAAAGGAAGTGCTGTACTTCCGGGACTTCGCCAGCGGAGCGCTGATCGAAGGGATTGTCTCGCGCGCGAAAAAGTTTGCCGTGAAGCGCGTGATCGCGCAAGAGGGCGCCGGGCTGCGCTCGGAGGACTTGGTCCGCGCCATCCGTGAAGAGTTCAAGGAGCACGAGGATCTTCCCAATACGACCAATCCGGATGATTGGGCGAAAGTCGCCGGTAAGAAGGGCGAAAAAATCATTCATATTCGGACCATCAGCGGTGGCCCGGCGGAACATCGGCAGATCGAAACCATCAGTACCGGCCACTATCTCTAA
- the prcB gene encoding proteasome subunit beta has translation MKLPYLPDHDDSSFFDLISKHYPGLTLGSQHIAPVPEHMRVPGSMSVPHATTVLALKSQQGVVIAGDRRATEGFQIADRRIQKVFKIDEWSAMAIAGAAGPCIEMAKLFQTELEHYEKLEGMPLSCEGKANKLGQMVKANLPMVFQGLVVMPLYVGYDEKRREGRIFKYDITGGRYEESDYHAIGSGGKDARNTMREHFRKNLSEQEALKLALLALYNAADDDVGTGGPDLIRGIYPTAKFVTAQGITDVPDDQLKAVYDEMIVVRRARET, from the coding sequence ATGAAGCTGCCATATCTCCCCGATCACGACGACTCCAGCTTTTTCGACTTGATCTCCAAACATTATCCGGGGTTGACGCTGGGAAGCCAACACATCGCACCGGTGCCCGAGCACATGCGAGTCCCAGGGTCAATGTCCGTGCCGCATGCGACGACCGTCTTGGCGCTCAAGTCTCAACAGGGAGTCGTGATTGCCGGTGATCGGCGAGCCACGGAAGGATTTCAGATCGCGGATCGCCGTATCCAAAAGGTGTTCAAGATCGACGAATGGTCGGCCATGGCCATCGCCGGCGCAGCCGGCCCGTGCATCGAGATGGCCAAATTGTTTCAGACCGAGCTGGAACATTACGAAAAGCTGGAAGGGATGCCGCTTTCGTGTGAAGGAAAGGCGAACAAGCTCGGCCAAATGGTCAAGGCCAACCTGCCGATGGTGTTCCAGGGGCTCGTCGTGATGCCGTTGTACGTCGGCTACGACGAGAAGCGGCGCGAAGGGCGTATCTTCAAGTACGACATCACCGGTGGGAGGTATGAAGAGTCCGACTACCATGCCATCGGGTCCGGAGGTAAAGACGCGCGCAACACCATGCGTGAGCATTTTCGGAAGAATCTTTCCGAGCAAGAGGCGCTTAAGCTGGCGTTGCTGGCGCTCTACAATGCGGCCGATGATGATGTCGGGACGGGTGGACCGGACCTGATCCGAGGGATCTATCCGACGGCCAAGTTTGTGACCGCTCAAGGCATCACCGATGTTCCGGATGACCAACTCAAAGCCGTCTACGACGAGATGATCGTCGTCCGGCGTGCAAGGGAGACGTAA
- a CDS encoding histidinol-phosphatase, protein MKEKNQQLASLFRSMADLLSSQRANPFRVRAYRHAADALLAIEEDVATVAARQGLEEIDGIGADLAKKIDEFLETGTIRAYEELKTPLPIEVKSWATLPGLSEPLVAYLYFRLGIRTLPDLDQLIRSHLLRTLPSFSGSEEQLLQAVRQRVQDHELSRLPPG, encoded by the coding sequence ATGAAGGAGAAGAATCAGCAACTGGCCTCCCTCTTCCGGTCAATGGCCGACCTGCTTTCCTCTCAACGGGCCAATCCGTTTCGCGTGCGGGCCTATCGACACGCGGCGGATGCGCTACTTGCCATAGAGGAAGATGTGGCAACTGTGGCTGCCCGCCAGGGGCTTGAGGAGATTGACGGAATCGGAGCGGATCTGGCTAAAAAAATCGACGAGTTTCTTGAGACGGGGACCATCCGGGCGTATGAAGAGCTTAAGACACCTCTTCCAATAGAGGTCAAGAGCTGGGCGACCCTTCCGGGGCTCTCTGAACCACTCGTCGCCTATTTGTACTTCCGCCTCGGTATACGGACGCTCCCGGATCTCGACCAGCTCATCCGATCCCACCTGCTTCGAACTCTGCCGAGCTTTTCAGGATCGGAGGAGCAATTGCTGCAGGCCGTCCGACAACGCGTCCAAGATCACGAGCTTAGCAGGCTCCCGCCGGGATAA
- a CDS encoding S41 family peptidase translates to MEQQPRRKSWVVGPMIALALLCGVVIGKGWERTGHASETYEELKTFSEVLNQVQKHYVDETKPKDLIQGAIRGMLSTLDPHSAYMTPEMYKEMQVETRGEFGGVGIQIGVKDNRLAVIAPIEGTPAHRAGIKAGDFIIKVNDDPTKDLTLMDAVQKMRGPKGSKVNLTIQRDGTPDPMVFTLVRDTIKIESVKSKVIDNLGYVRLTQFQEATGRDLSKAIKQFREQKVQGTILDLRNNPGGLLTAAVDVSEQFLPSGKLVVYTKSREGKKDEWFAKAKDQMEDLPVIVLVNEGSASASEIVAGALQDWGRAVVVGTTSFGKGSVQTILALGDGSGLRLTTAKYYTPKGRSIQSTGITPDIVVKLPAPSVAKAPDGKSADKESEVKAVKPPAGKDAVPPNGKSPDEAGSKNGTVPQPSPAEAGGELSLEQDAQLQKAVELLKSWKIFKELKTS, encoded by the coding sequence ATGGAACAGCAGCCACGGCGGAAGTCTTGGGTGGTCGGACCGATGATTGCACTGGCTCTGCTCTGTGGAGTCGTCATCGGGAAAGGATGGGAGCGGACCGGCCACGCCAGCGAAACGTATGAAGAGCTCAAGACGTTCTCCGAGGTTTTGAACCAAGTTCAGAAACATTATGTCGATGAGACGAAGCCGAAAGATCTCATTCAAGGGGCTATCCGCGGCATGCTGTCGACGCTCGATCCGCACTCAGCCTACATGACTCCGGAGATGTACAAGGAAATGCAGGTAGAAACCAGGGGGGAATTCGGGGGAGTCGGCATTCAGATCGGCGTGAAGGATAACCGTCTGGCCGTGATTGCGCCGATAGAAGGCACGCCCGCTCATCGCGCGGGTATTAAGGCCGGCGATTTCATCATCAAGGTCAATGATGACCCGACGAAAGATCTGACCCTAATGGATGCGGTCCAGAAGATGCGGGGGCCGAAAGGCAGCAAGGTCAACTTAACCATACAACGGGACGGTACGCCTGATCCAATGGTGTTCACCCTCGTCCGGGACACGATAAAAATTGAAAGCGTGAAGTCGAAGGTGATCGACAATCTTGGATATGTCCGGCTCACTCAATTTCAAGAAGCGACCGGAAGGGATCTCTCCAAAGCGATCAAACAGTTCCGAGAACAGAAAGTGCAGGGGACCATTCTCGACCTACGAAACAACCCGGGTGGATTGCTGACTGCCGCGGTCGATGTGTCCGAGCAGTTTCTTCCCAGCGGAAAGCTGGTTGTGTATACCAAGAGTCGCGAGGGGAAAAAGGATGAGTGGTTCGCAAAGGCCAAAGATCAGATGGAAGACCTTCCCGTGATTGTCCTCGTCAACGAAGGATCGGCGAGCGCGTCGGAAATTGTCGCCGGAGCACTGCAAGATTGGGGACGAGCCGTCGTGGTCGGGACCACATCATTTGGAAAGGGATCAGTGCAGACGATTCTGGCCCTAGGGGATGGTTCCGGACTTCGCCTCACAACTGCCAAGTACTATACCCCGAAGGGTCGGTCGATCCAGTCGACCGGTATCACTCCCGATATTGTGGTGAAGCTGCCGGCTCCATCGGTCGCCAAAGCGCCTGACGGGAAGTCTGCCGACAAAGAGTCTGAGGTGAAGGCGGTTAAGCCTCCTGCTGGCAAGGATGCTGTGCCACCGAATGGAAAGTCCCCGGATGAGGCCGGTTCCAAGAATGGGACCGTTCCGCAGCCGTCCCCGGCTGAGGCGGGAGGAGAACTTTCGCTTGAACAGGATGCTCAGCTCCAGAAAGCTGTGGAACTGCTCAAGAGCTGGAAGATCTTCAAGGAACTCAAGACATCCTGA
- the pafA gene encoding Pup--protein ligase — protein sequence MKQRIFGLENEYGLIFSPNGRIYLPMEKVLGYIFEGLIPNSWPSNAFLVNGARFYQDTGCHPEYSTPECDNILDLVVHDKAGERLLEACLPAAEERLREEGLSGEIYIFKNNTDSLGNTYGCHENFLMRRDVDFWKVTEQLIPFFVTRQVFSGAGKVLKVSGKPQYFISQRAQHIHEKTSSSTTSSRSIINTRDEPHSDAERYRRLHIIVGDSNMSEYATYLKVGTAALVLSMIEEGYTVHGMELEDSVKAIREVSRDPTLKKKVKLDDGRQLTAIEIQRVYLKRAREYLIQQAHEPILEDVCDKWETVLDQLEEDPMQLTHQIDWVTKKHLIQSYVDKKNCGWDDPRVFLLDLQYHDVKRTRGLYYLMESRGLIERVVEEEAVQRAMSTPPQTTRAKVRGDFIRFARAKNRSYTVDWTYLKLNGYWEETILCMDPFSAVNRRVEELISQVSGGRFYR from the coding sequence ATGAAACAAAGAATCTTCGGCCTCGAAAATGAGTACGGCCTCATTTTTTCTCCCAACGGTCGTATCTATCTTCCGATGGAGAAAGTCCTCGGCTACATCTTCGAGGGACTGATTCCAAACAGCTGGCCGTCCAACGCGTTTTTGGTCAACGGGGCGCGGTTCTATCAAGACACCGGCTGTCATCCCGAGTACTCCACTCCCGAATGTGACAATATCCTCGACCTCGTGGTTCATGACAAGGCAGGAGAACGGCTTTTGGAAGCCTGTTTGCCCGCGGCTGAGGAGCGGCTTCGGGAGGAAGGGCTGTCCGGAGAAATCTATATTTTCAAGAACAACACGGATTCTCTTGGCAACACGTATGGGTGCCACGAGAACTTTCTCATGCGGCGCGACGTGGACTTTTGGAAAGTCACGGAACAGCTCATCCCGTTCTTCGTGACCCGGCAGGTATTCAGCGGGGCGGGAAAAGTATTAAAAGTATCCGGGAAGCCACAGTATTTCATCTCGCAACGGGCCCAGCATATTCATGAGAAGACGTCGTCATCGACCACGTCCTCCAGGAGCATCATCAACACCCGCGATGAGCCCCATTCCGATGCGGAGCGCTATCGGAGGCTGCATATCATCGTCGGGGATTCAAACATGTCCGAATACGCGACCTACCTCAAGGTGGGGACGGCGGCGCTCGTCTTGTCGATGATCGAAGAAGGGTACACGGTACACGGGATGGAGCTTGAGGACTCCGTCAAGGCCATCCGCGAGGTTTCCCGCGATCCAACCCTGAAAAAGAAAGTCAAGCTCGATGACGGCCGGCAACTGACCGCGATCGAAATTCAACGGGTTTACCTGAAGAGAGCCAGAGAATATCTGATCCAGCAGGCTCACGAACCTATTCTCGAAGATGTGTGCGACAAGTGGGAGACCGTGCTCGATCAGTTGGAGGAAGATCCCATGCAGCTCACGCATCAGATCGATTGGGTCACGAAAAAACATTTGATCCAATCCTACGTGGACAAGAAAAATTGCGGCTGGGACGACCCCAGGGTGTTCCTCTTGGATTTGCAATACCATGATGTGAAGCGGACGCGGGGACTGTATTACTTGATGGAGTCTCGTGGGTTGATCGAACGAGTCGTCGAGGAAGAGGCTGTCCAACGGGCGATGTCCACCCCGCCGCAAACCACGAGGGCCAAGGTGCGCGGGGACTTCATCCGATTCGCGCGCGCCAAGAATCGATCCTATACCGTGGATTGGACGTACCTGAAACTCAACGGGTATTGGGAGGAGACGATCCTCTGTATGGACCCCTTCAGCGCAGTCAATCGGCGCGTCGAAGAGTTGATTTCCCAAGTATCTGGAGGGCGGTTCTATCGATGA
- a CDS encoding proteasome accessory factor PafA2 has translation MQEHIPTNRARVLGTETEFGIAAKDPSAMDPVSGSFAVIGHYPGLPAPGAIWDYENENPLLDARGFEVDGERERPNPDYNRQLNKVLANGGRLYVDGAHPEYSTPECSNAREVVAFERVGERILAKCLLEMARVRGAEQYVLYKNNSDGKGNSYGYHENYLVSRAVSFDKIARVLTPFLVTRPIFAGAGKVGAENQTSPAEYQISQRADFFECLMDLNTMVKRPIINTRDEPHADAARFRRLHVITGDANMAEVSTYLKVGTLDIVLHLLEAGTDLPQLELDEPVRVFKQVSRDLDVKETIKLAGGRPTTALAVQRAYLQAAKSFYSSQAPNPSAQDVLLRWEDVLNKLDRDPRLLVRELDWVAKRHMIESYMERKGCGWDDPRMKLMDLQYHDVRPEKGLFYTLERSNLIERMVEDEDIQRAELNPPTGTRAYFRGRCVSKFAKSLYGASWTSVLFDAGDTTIKKVPLMDPHRGTQTLTRELLDTTDSVAALLAKLQV, from the coding sequence ATGCAAGAACACATTCCGACGAATCGCGCGCGAGTGCTCGGCACGGAAACTGAGTTCGGCATCGCGGCGAAAGATCCGTCCGCGATGGATCCGGTCTCCGGTTCATTTGCCGTGATCGGCCACTATCCGGGACTGCCGGCTCCCGGGGCAATTTGGGATTACGAAAATGAGAATCCCCTCTTGGACGCCAGGGGTTTCGAGGTCGATGGCGAACGAGAGCGGCCCAACCCTGACTACAATCGGCAGTTGAATAAAGTGCTGGCGAACGGCGGACGCTTGTATGTTGATGGAGCGCATCCCGAGTACTCCACTCCGGAGTGTTCAAACGCCCGGGAGGTGGTGGCCTTTGAACGAGTCGGAGAGCGGATCCTCGCCAAGTGTCTTCTGGAGATGGCGCGGGTGAGGGGAGCCGAACAGTATGTGCTGTACAAGAATAATTCCGACGGCAAAGGCAACAGCTACGGGTACCATGAAAACTATTTAGTATCGAGAGCCGTGTCGTTCGACAAGATCGCCAGGGTGTTGACGCCGTTCCTCGTGACGAGGCCGATTTTTGCCGGGGCCGGAAAAGTCGGAGCCGAAAACCAGACCAGTCCGGCGGAGTATCAGATTTCGCAGCGCGCCGACTTTTTTGAGTGTCTCATGGACCTCAATACGATGGTCAAACGCCCGATCATCAATACGCGCGACGAGCCGCATGCCGATGCCGCGAGGTTTCGGAGACTGCATGTCATTACGGGCGACGCCAATATGGCCGAGGTGTCCACGTATCTCAAGGTCGGAACCTTGGACATCGTCCTGCATCTCCTCGAAGCGGGAACTGACTTGCCTCAGCTGGAACTCGATGAACCGGTTCGGGTGTTCAAGCAAGTCTCGCGCGACTTGGACGTGAAGGAGACGATTAAACTGGCCGGTGGGAGGCCTACAACGGCGCTCGCTGTTCAACGGGCCTATCTGCAAGCGGCCAAGAGCTTTTACTCCTCGCAGGCTCCCAATCCATCCGCTCAGGATGTGTTGCTCCGCTGGGAGGATGTCTTGAACAAGCTCGATCGCGATCCACGATTGCTGGTTCGCGAGTTAGATTGGGTGGCCAAGCGTCATATGATCGAATCCTATATGGAGCGTAAAGGGTGTGGATGGGATGACCCGCGAATGAAGCTGATGGATCTCCAATACCATGACGTTCGTCCCGAGAAAGGGTTATTTTACACGTTGGAACGCAGCAATCTCATCGAACGGATGGTTGAAGACGAAGATATTCAGCGCGCCGAGTTGAATCCGCCGACTGGAACCAGAGCCTATTTTCGTGGGCGCTGTGTCAGCAAGTTCGCGAAGTCGCTTTACGGCGCGAGTTGGACGTCCGTTCTGTTCGACGCGGGCGATACGACGATCAAGAAAGTCCCTCTCATGGACCCGCATCGTGGCACTCAGACGTTGACGCGGGAACTGCTCGATACGACCGATTCGGTAGCAGCGCTGCTTGCAAAGCTCCAGGTTTGA
- the thiE gene encoding thiamine phosphate synthase, whose protein sequence is MPSVNFRLLLVTDRTQAGGRSLPSLIRQAISAGLPAIQLRERDLSTNELLVLAQDIQAVTKPGSVALIINDRVDLLMALNWDGVHLRADSLPSVAVRRVIGPRRLIGVSTHSAEEVRSANHDGADYVVFGPIFDTPSKRSFGPPLGLDRLSDVCRQSRIPVFAIGGMTSERVRDVRRAGAHGVAVIGALLTRDDVGAAVREFREALET, encoded by the coding sequence ATGCCGTCCGTTAATTTCCGCCTCCTGCTTGTGACCGACAGGACTCAAGCAGGCGGTCGATCCCTTCCCTCTCTTATCCGACAGGCTATCAGTGCCGGGTTGCCCGCTATTCAGCTACGGGAGCGCGATCTCTCGACGAATGAGCTGCTGGTATTGGCGCAAGATATTCAGGCGGTGACGAAGCCGGGCTCGGTGGCCTTGATCATTAACGATCGGGTTGATCTCCTGATGGCGTTGAATTGGGACGGCGTTCATCTTCGCGCCGACAGTTTGCCGTCAGTAGCCGTGCGTCGGGTGATCGGCCCTCGTCGATTGATCGGGGTCTCTACCCACTCCGCCGAAGAAGTTCGATCTGCGAATCATGACGGTGCCGACTACGTGGTGTTTGGTCCGATTTTCGATACTCCATCGAAGCGTTCATTCGGGCCTCCGCTTGGACTGGATCGTCTGTCCGATGTCTGCCGCCAATCGAGAATTCCCGTCTTCGCCATCGGAGGGATGACGAGTGAACGGGTGCGCGACGTTCGTCGAGCCGGTGCGCACGGAGTCGCCGTGATCGGAGCGCTGCTGACCCGTGATGATGTCGGCGCGGCTGTGCGGGAGTTCAGAGAGGCTCTCGAGACGTGA